A window of the Teredinibacter franksiae genome harbors these coding sequences:
- a CDS encoding RCC1 domain-containing protein: MPPLIALYPNSADSGHTCAAYEYGVSCWGSSADGVLSVPSGLNDVIDAYAGWNISCALQSDGLLFCWGDSAIPEYVSNHNIGSITQVEGRYAHICVRNESFLHCGGKGALLLQ; encoded by the coding sequence TTGCCCCCTTTAATTGCACTCTATCCCAATAGTGCTGACAGCGGGCATACCTGCGCAGCTTACGAGTATGGGGTGAGTTGTTGGGGATCGTCTGCGGATGGTGTGCTCAGTGTGCCATCAGGATTAAACGATGTTATCGATGCCTATGCAGGCTGGAATATCTCCTGTGCCCTGCAATCAGACGGCCTCCTTTTTTGCTGGGGAGACAGTGCTATCCCTGAATACGTGAGTAATCACAATATTGGCAGCATTACACAAGTAGAGGGCCGTTATGCACATATCTGCGTGAGAAATGAAAGTTTTCTCCATTGCGGCGGAAAAGGCGCTCTGCTTTTGCAATAG
- a CDS encoding alpha/beta hydrolase has translation MDKDKIGTIGFSTGAHLSAKLAINHDERENTDKIDGASAKPKFWIPVYGGFWQIFGLPGKCLSLNEIPPTFIVHASNDSKASVSSSIKLFSRLHGQNVPVEMHIYAQGEHGFALEQGRGETTTSTVDNWSQRCLEWLRLINML, from the coding sequence ATAGATAAGGATAAAATAGGCACAATTGGCTTCTCTACGGGTGCCCACCTTTCGGCGAAATTGGCCATTAATCACGATGAACGTGAGAACACAGACAAAATCGATGGCGCCTCTGCCAAACCAAAATTCTGGATTCCCGTTTACGGTGGGTTTTGGCAAATATTCGGGCTACCGGGGAAATGTCTATCACTCAACGAAATTCCACCAACATTTATTGTTCACGCAAGCAACGATTCAAAAGCATCGGTTTCGTCGAGCATTAAGCTTTTTTCTCGTCTACATGGACAAAACGTACCGGTCGAAATGCACATCTATGCCCAAGGGGAACATGGCTTCGCTCTCGAACAAGGTAGAGGGGAGACTACAACGAGCACGGTCGACAATTGGTCTCAGCGTTGCCTTGAGTGGTTGCGTCTTATCAATATGTTATAA
- a CDS encoding DUF481 domain-containing protein, with translation MHDKTLHSRVNGDAGWSPAAPAMPSEFDWVQLSSGEWLKGELISMYREELEFDSDELGLLVLDWDDVVVARTHTHKSLRFENGRIADGLVLVEGSLIRLINDTDIEPFQRGALVSIAASGKQGWNLWSGKLSFGGNMRGGNTEQQDYNFDFDVQRRTSSSRLQLKLLSSFSLTQSVETENNHRANVNGDWFISNNWFLRPIALEAYRDKFQNIDLRVSYSFRPGYFIIDSKRTSWSVNTGAGYQMTRFITVEAGKEDKKQNPVYALGTDFGVEITKDIDFDFYWDFQSVGKDAGGYLQHLETGLDIELISDFDLSVMFVLDHVSNPVASENALPEKSDTRLVVGIGYEF, from the coding sequence ATGCATGATAAAACCCTACACTCTCGGGTTAACGGTGATGCAGGCTGGTCACCCGCCGCCCCGGCTATGCCCTCTGAGTTTGATTGGGTCCAACTCAGCTCAGGTGAGTGGCTAAAGGGTGAGCTTATATCCATGTATCGGGAAGAGCTGGAGTTCGATAGCGATGAGCTGGGGCTGTTAGTGCTCGATTGGGATGATGTTGTTGTGGCTCGCACGCATACCCACAAAAGTTTACGCTTTGAAAATGGCCGCATTGCGGATGGTTTAGTCTTAGTTGAGGGCTCGTTGATTCGTCTGATAAACGACACAGACATTGAACCCTTTCAGCGTGGTGCACTGGTTTCCATCGCCGCCAGTGGTAAGCAAGGCTGGAACTTATGGTCGGGCAAACTATCTTTCGGCGGCAATATGCGGGGGGGAAATACCGAGCAGCAGGATTACAACTTTGATTTTGATGTTCAGCGGCGTACATCTTCTAGTCGGCTGCAATTGAAATTACTGAGTAGCTTTTCCCTAACGCAATCGGTAGAAACGGAAAACAATCATCGAGCCAATGTTAATGGTGATTGGTTTATATCCAACAACTGGTTTTTACGTCCTATCGCTTTAGAAGCCTATCGCGACAAATTTCAGAATATTGATTTACGTGTTTCCTACAGCTTTCGGCCAGGTTATTTCATTATCGATAGTAAGCGAACCTCGTGGAGTGTTAACACCGGCGCGGGTTATCAAATGACACGCTTTATAACCGTCGAAGCAGGTAAAGAAGATAAAAAGCAAAACCCCGTTTACGCCCTGGGAACGGACTTCGGAGTTGAAATAACCAAGGATATCGATTTTGATTTCTACTGGGATTTTCAGTCCGTTGGTAAAGACGCCGGGGGCTATTTACAACATTTGGAAACAGGTTTGGATATTGAGCTGATTTCCGATTTTGATCTTTCTGTCATGTTTGTTTTGGACCATGTTAGCAATCCCGTGGCTTCTGAAAATGCACTTCCCGAAAAAAGTGATACCCGCTTAGTGGTGGGAATTGGGTATGAATTTTAA
- a CDS encoding 3'(2'),5'-bisphosphate nucleotidase CysQ family protein — protein sequence MSLEYTALEQLCNTAKQAAIAAGNHIAGVDRSTLLVEHKASGSSLASQVVTEVDRHCDQLINSFLLERGNHANLALLSEESAEHHNQQTKNRFNQPYYWCIDPLDGTLPFTQGKAGYAVSIALVSQTGTPVIGVVYDPVNNTLYSAIKNGGAFKNGKPIQVAKPGTDSDDTLTVYADNSFKTAAHYSATQNSLTKIAAELGTNGYTEIYGNGAVKNACAVLSNPLACYFKFPKATTGGGSVWDFSATACIIQEAGGWVSGFYGEPLNLNPKGSTFMNQQGVIFTSGKGIAEAIMSLRENNFWV from the coding sequence ATGTCTCTTGAATACACAGCATTGGAACAACTCTGTAATACCGCAAAACAGGCCGCAATAGCCGCTGGCAACCATATCGCCGGTGTAGACCGCAGCACATTGCTAGTTGAGCACAAGGCCTCCGGCAGCAGCCTGGCTTCGCAAGTGGTAACCGAGGTAGACCGCCACTGCGACCAACTCATTAACAGCTTCCTGTTAGAACGTGGCAACCACGCCAACTTGGCGCTGCTTTCCGAAGAAAGCGCCGAGCACCATAACCAGCAAACTAAGAACCGTTTTAACCAACCCTATTATTGGTGCATAGACCCACTAGACGGTACCCTGCCCTTTACCCAGGGGAAAGCCGGGTATGCGGTTTCTATAGCCCTAGTATCGCAAACTGGAACGCCTGTTATAGGTGTTGTATACGACCCGGTAAACAACACGCTATATTCCGCCATAAAAAACGGCGGCGCTTTTAAAAACGGTAAACCCATTCAGGTAGCAAAGCCCGGCACCGATAGCGACGATACCTTAACGGTGTATGCCGATAACAGCTTTAAAACCGCAGCCCACTATTCAGCCACCCAAAATTCTCTTACAAAAATAGCCGCTGAATTGGGTACAAATGGCTACACCGAAATATACGGCAACGGCGCCGTTAAAAATGCCTGCGCGGTATTGAGCAACCCCCTAGCCTGTTATTTTAAATTCCCCAAAGCGACCACCGGAGGCGGCAGTGTGTGGGACTTTAGCGCAACCGCCTGCATTATTCAGGAAGCCGGCGGCTGGGTAAGCGGTTTTTACGGCGAACCATTGAATTTAAACCCCAAAGGTTCAACCTTTATGAATCAGCAGGGGGTTATCTTTACTTCGGGCAAGGGTATTGCCGAAGCAATAATGAGCTTAAGAGAAAACAATTTTTGGGTGTAA
- a CDS encoding DUF5123 domain-containing protein, whose translation MSSSSSSSLLAPQDIAVIAGNSELDVSWTAAEGASGYNIYYAKESLLPLDSIANYTNLAGAGRLASISQTQSTIIGLDNNQLYFVVVTAIGDIESVISVEKSAVPSAPPAAGDGIACTLKTDGGYCDDFVPMTNGGKTYSLANLNAPGKTYCMQPVDTAKGMSISDVTGSEGNPVKIVNCDGKVTLNTVGWQRGINVTNSQFIHISGTGSREDFYGIHVINSEGAGADATNGTSDFEIDHVRIDNAGGSGILVRTYPFGTECHLEWTRSQFTQFNTKVHDNHVNGARWEGLYIGTSHYDLPDGPSGTNCGINSAPQASLVGVEIYNNKIENTGNDGIQLGAAITDVKVYNNTIRNYALHNSGSHGGGLQLNPGTGGQFYNNFVQAHPDSTEAKGLMYIGGQAPLYVYNNVFVGGDKAIMTLNRMPNSTQFYFTNNTFYGRGTGNVFYFFCNLLPEVQTYTFKNNIFTHYESIGSDQSGGWNYFNGAQGAKCPMNGIEISGYADNEEDLHMTENYFSKIPDDILFVSPPTGDYSLQGGSPAVGFGADLSGTIPLPSD comes from the coding sequence ATGAGTTCCAGCAGCTCTTCAAGCCTATTGGCTCCACAGGATATTGCAGTTATAGCGGGCAATTCCGAACTTGATGTTAGCTGGACGGCTGCCGAGGGCGCCAGCGGATATAATATTTACTATGCAAAAGAAAGTTTATTACCGCTTGACTCTATAGCCAATTATACAAACTTGGCTGGGGCGGGAAGGCTCGCGAGCATCTCACAAACACAATCAACTATTATCGGTCTTGATAACAATCAACTCTATTTTGTGGTTGTAACCGCTATCGGTGATATTGAAAGCGTGATCAGTGTTGAAAAATCTGCAGTTCCTTCGGCGCCTCCGGCTGCTGGTGATGGTATTGCTTGCACGCTAAAAACTGACGGTGGCTACTGTGATGACTTCGTACCGATGACTAACGGAGGTAAAACCTATTCTTTAGCTAATCTTAACGCTCCTGGGAAAACCTACTGTATGCAACCCGTTGATACGGCCAAAGGCATGTCTATTAGTGATGTTACTGGTAGCGAAGGCAACCCAGTTAAGATCGTTAATTGTGATGGCAAGGTAACTTTGAATACAGTTGGTTGGCAGCGGGGTATTAATGTAACCAATAGTCAATTTATTCATATTTCAGGCACGGGAAGCCGTGAGGATTTTTATGGCATCCATGTCATTAACTCAGAAGGCGCAGGTGCTGATGCCACCAACGGTACATCTGATTTTGAAATAGACCACGTTAGAATTGACAATGCGGGTGGATCGGGAATTTTAGTACGTACATACCCGTTTGGTACGGAATGTCATTTAGAGTGGACTCGTTCGCAGTTCACCCAATTCAATACCAAAGTGCATGATAATCATGTCAATGGCGCTCGGTGGGAAGGTTTATATATTGGTACTTCCCATTATGATTTACCCGATGGGCCATCTGGAACCAATTGTGGAATCAACAGTGCGCCACAGGCGTCACTGGTTGGAGTGGAAATTTATAACAACAAAATTGAAAATACAGGGAACGATGGCATACAGCTCGGAGCGGCAATAACCGACGTTAAGGTCTACAACAACACCATAAGAAATTACGCATTGCATAATAGTGGCTCGCACGGTGGCGGATTACAGCTAAACCCAGGAACAGGTGGCCAATTTTATAACAATTTTGTGCAAGCGCACCCAGACTCTACTGAGGCGAAGGGGCTTATGTATATTGGCGGTCAGGCACCATTGTATGTTTACAACAATGTATTCGTAGGCGGAGACAAGGCGATCATGACACTGAATAGGATGCCTAATAGCACGCAATTTTATTTCACCAACAATACATTCTATGGTCGTGGCACTGGCAATGTTTTTTACTTTTTCTGTAATCTATTACCGGAGGTGCAAACCTATACTTTTAAAAATAACATCTTCACACATTATGAATCCATCGGATCTGATCAGTCAGGGGGCTGGAATTACTTTAATGGTGCTCAAGGTGCCAAATGCCCCATGAATGGTATAGAAATATCGGGCTATGCGGATAATGAAGAGGACTTACACATGACAGAAAACTACTTTTCAAAAATTCCCGACGACATTCTTTTTGTAAGTCCGCCTACCGGCGATTATTCTTTGCAAGGTGGGTCACCTGCCGTAGGATTTGGAGCTGACCTTAGCGGAACCATCCCATTACCTTCAGATTAA
- a CDS encoding GGDEF domain-containing protein, whose translation MDIISRSSFAIAVHCIIYPVVFYPYGLYASKPLVAWGLTSAAFALSGIRVVHIQLTKVLYDRFPITWMNTFTVLSLSHALVLSILLVVVSFDPELELVYSVSLVVCAGMASAAISSLSPKLFMAISFPLILLLPAIVANLFSENMKSMSVLMAAYLTYLILLAVRTNKEYLRTFDIEGELKLQKKELEILSRTDALTGLHNRGYFNALYNMVWDSCVRNKTDLTFVLLDVDHFKKVNDSFGHTSGDKCLKVIANVLKSALSRKTDISCRYGGEEFAILLAQTPLSDAKKVAEKIKYRIEENVVENGEHKIRLTASFGIAHISPTADDKSIQLIEHADKALYLAKKSGRNCIKVYS comes from the coding sequence ATGGATATAATCTCTCGCAGTAGCTTCGCCATCGCCGTTCATTGCATCATATATCCTGTAGTTTTTTATCCCTATGGGTTATATGCCAGTAAGCCATTGGTCGCTTGGGGGCTGACGAGTGCGGCATTTGCTCTTAGTGGCATTAGGGTGGTTCATATTCAACTGACCAAGGTTTTATATGATCGCTTTCCCATTACTTGGATGAATACGTTTACCGTTCTCTCTCTTTCGCACGCTTTAGTGTTAAGTATTCTCCTGGTGGTGGTTTCCTTTGACCCCGAGTTAGAGCTTGTTTATAGCGTTAGCCTAGTTGTTTGTGCGGGAATGGCTAGTGCGGCGATATCGTCATTATCGCCGAAGTTATTTATGGCGATAAGCTTTCCGCTAATTTTGTTATTACCTGCAATCGTAGCAAATTTATTCAGTGAAAACATGAAGTCGATGAGCGTCCTTATGGCGGCATATTTGACATATCTCATATTGCTGGCAGTTCGTACAAACAAAGAGTACTTGCGTACATTTGATATAGAAGGAGAGTTAAAACTTCAGAAGAAAGAGCTGGAAATTCTTAGCCGAACAGACGCGCTTACGGGGCTTCATAACAGAGGCTATTTCAACGCTTTGTATAATATGGTTTGGGATTCCTGTGTGCGGAACAAGACAGACCTTACTTTTGTGTTGTTGGATGTTGACCACTTCAAAAAGGTTAATGACAGTTTTGGGCATACCAGCGGTGATAAATGTTTAAAAGTCATTGCGAACGTTTTGAAAAGTGCTTTAAGCCGTAAAACGGATATTAGTTGTCGTTATGGCGGTGAGGAGTTCGCTATATTACTTGCTCAGACGCCTCTAAGCGATGCAAAGAAAGTTGCTGAAAAAATAAAATACAGAATTGAAGAAAATGTAGTGGAAAATGGAGAGCATAAGATACGTTTAACCGCGAGTTTTGGCATTGCACATATATCGCCTACGGCTGATGATAAATCTATTCAGCTAATTGAGCATGCAGACAAAGCACTCTATTTGGCAAAAAAATCGGGCCGAAATTGTATTAAAGTCTATTCTTGA
- a CDS encoding alpha/beta hydrolase family protein: MKHSMFMAVILASALAACGGSSRNEMASTQLPLSPTPLPTQPVTITPAPLHPEPPQIMADSIAFQWGEHSLQWGELYLPPNTQEPWPAVVMIHGGCWQSSYTLELQAALSQALAERGYAVWNIEYRSLGSGGNWPVMFQDVAAATDYLEQLEAIYPINMDAIVAIGHSAGGHLALWLAGREKIAEESELYLEAFVAIKGAITLGGISDLQSPACGGAASAIIDSTTLTEPSLMARLESSSPIHMLPIHKPTVLISGERDGIVPPRLSEAYFVSALAEGDSSDHIVLEDAGHFDLINPQALDLGIIESAIEMITRQ, encoded by the coding sequence ATGAAGCATTCAATGTTTATGGCGGTGATACTGGCAAGTGCCCTGGCTGCTTGCGGTGGCAGCAGCAGGAACGAAATGGCCAGCACCCAACTGCCGCTCTCGCCTACACCGCTGCCAACGCAACCGGTTACTATTACACCTGCTCCGTTACACCCCGAACCGCCGCAAATCATGGCGGACAGCATCGCATTTCAGTGGGGCGAGCATTCCCTCCAATGGGGCGAACTTTATTTACCCCCCAATACTCAAGAGCCATGGCCAGCCGTAGTGATGATTCACGGCGGCTGCTGGCAGTCGAGCTACACACTAGAACTGCAGGCTGCACTTTCGCAGGCGCTGGCCGAGCGAGGCTACGCAGTGTGGAATATTGAATACCGCAGCCTTGGCTCCGGCGGTAACTGGCCCGTCATGTTTCAAGATGTGGCCGCTGCAACAGATTACCTGGAGCAGCTTGAAGCGATTTACCCCATAAATATGGATGCAATTGTGGCCATTGGCCACAGTGCGGGAGGGCACCTTGCCCTCTGGCTGGCCGGGCGCGAGAAAATTGCGGAGGAGAGCGAGCTGTACCTTGAAGCGTTCGTTGCCATTAAAGGTGCCATTACCTTGGGCGGAATCAGCGACCTGCAATCCCCTGCTTGCGGTGGCGCCGCCAGCGCCATTATAGACAGTACAACGTTGACTGAACCGAGCTTAATGGCACGGCTGGAGAGTTCTTCGCCCATTCACATGCTGCCCATTCACAAGCCAACGGTGTTAATTAGTGGAGAGCGAGATGGCATAGTGCCTCCTCGATTATCGGAGGCCTATTTTGTGTCGGCGTTGGCAGAGGGCGATAGCAGTGACCACATCGTATTGGAGGATGCTGGCCACTTCGACCTTATTAACCCCCAAGCGCTCGATCTTGGGATTATTGAGAGCGCGATAGAGATGATTACCCGTCAATGA
- a CDS encoding DMT family transporter — MPTFLRNTVPISVWYMLISALGFALMAACVKGVSSHGIPVLEIVVARALVSVVLSYADIKRKKLSLWGNNKPWLIARGLVGAFTLMLVYYAVTVLPLAEATILQYLHPVFTAVLAFYFLKEAIHRSTIICIVLSLLGLWVMIQPNLMPAHTGLASAVQYNWLAIGAAIGGALGSAIAYIIVKKLTATDDSSVIIFYFPVISLPIALVLLGRDFVMPSLGVAGALVLVGIFTQVGQVGLTKALHSADANKATAYAYVQVIFAAVIGWVYFGEIPTLTTFAGGGLILLGAMVNVLGRR; from the coding sequence ATGCCCACTTTTCTCCGAAACACCGTTCCCATCTCCGTTTGGTACATGCTCATCTCCGCCCTCGGGTTTGCGTTAATGGCCGCGTGCGTGAAAGGCGTGAGCAGCCACGGCATACCGGTGCTGGAAATTGTTGTCGCCAGAGCGTTGGTTTCGGTTGTTCTCAGTTACGCGGATATCAAACGCAAAAAGCTATCGCTGTGGGGCAATAATAAACCTTGGCTTATTGCCAGAGGCTTGGTGGGCGCATTCACCCTAATGCTGGTCTACTATGCGGTTACTGTCCTGCCGCTGGCAGAAGCCACTATTTTACAGTACCTGCACCCGGTATTTACGGCGGTACTGGCTTTTTACTTTTTAAAAGAAGCTATTCATCGCTCTACGATTATTTGCATAGTGCTCAGCCTTTTGGGTTTATGGGTAATGATTCAGCCGAATCTAATGCCGGCACATACCGGCCTAGCAAGTGCGGTACAGTACAACTGGCTCGCCATTGGCGCCGCTATTGGTGGTGCGCTGGGCAGTGCTATTGCGTACATTATTGTTAAAAAACTCACCGCCACCGACGACAGCTCGGTGATTATATTTTACTTTCCTGTTATCTCCCTCCCCATAGCGCTTGTGCTACTAGGCCGAGATTTTGTAATGCCTAGCTTGGGTGTTGCAGGCGCCTTGGTACTGGTGGGCATATTCACCCAGGTGGGGCAGGTAGGCTTAACAAAAGCCTTGCACAGTGCCGACGCCAATAAAGCAACGGCTTACGCCTATGTACAGGTAATTTTTGCTGCGGTTATTGGCTGGGTGTATTTTGGCGAAATTCCGACCCTTACAACGTTTGCGGGTGGTGGTTTGATTCTTCTGGGGGCGATGGTGAATGTGTTAGGCCGACGATAA
- a CDS encoding oxidoreductase family protein, with protein sequence MTTTYQSIITSLANGGSITATEQIQSLWSGYGEIVRIHLKGGLHNSVILKHIRLPQSADHPRGWNSRLSHQRKLKSYQVETYWYQHYAKRCNQHCPVPESLSVSESHHETYLLLTDLSVAGFSDIKSSASLQDVHACLSWLAHFHATFLQQPSEGLWDCGTYWHLGTRPEELAALADQRLKQAAPLIDHALKQCHYQTLVHGDAKLANFCFTPTNSGTAASPVAAVDFQYIGAGCGMKDVAYFIGSCLNDNECEKLETPLLNHYFQTLKTAVSEQHPQVSTVQLEQEWRSLFDVAWADFHRFLKGWSPDHWKLNSYSERLTQRVIERLLPHPS encoded by the coding sequence ATGACAACCACCTACCAAAGCATCATTACATCCTTAGCCAATGGCGGCAGTATAACGGCAACCGAACAAATCCAATCGCTTTGGAGTGGCTACGGCGAAATTGTGCGGATTCACCTAAAAGGTGGCCTTCACAACTCGGTAATTCTCAAACATATTCGGCTGCCCCAATCGGCCGATCACCCGCGCGGCTGGAATAGCCGCTTATCTCACCAGCGCAAGCTTAAATCCTACCAAGTGGAAACCTACTGGTATCAGCACTACGCCAAGCGGTGTAACCAACACTGCCCGGTGCCAGAAAGCCTGAGCGTAAGTGAAAGCCACCATGAAACCTATTTGCTGCTAACAGATTTGTCCGTTGCTGGGTTTTCTGACATAAAAAGCAGCGCCAGCCTGCAGGATGTTCATGCCTGCTTAAGTTGGCTAGCCCACTTTCATGCGACATTCTTACAGCAACCGAGTGAAGGCTTATGGGATTGCGGCACCTACTGGCATCTGGGCACCCGCCCGGAAGAACTGGCGGCACTCGCAGACCAGCGTCTTAAACAAGCCGCCCCCCTTATTGACCATGCGCTAAAACAATGTCACTACCAAACACTGGTACACGGCGATGCCAAGCTGGCTAACTTTTGTTTTACCCCAACAAACAGCGGTACTGCCGCAAGCCCCGTTGCCGCAGTGGATTTTCAATACATTGGCGCGGGTTGCGGCATGAAGGATGTGGCCTATTTTATCGGCAGCTGCCTTAACGACAACGAATGTGAAAAGCTGGAAACGCCCCTGCTAAACCATTATTTTCAAACATTGAAAACAGCCGTGAGCGAACAGCACCCGCAGGTGAGTACAGTACAACTGGAACAGGAATGGCGATCTCTATTTGATGTTGCCTGGGCCGACTTTCACCGATTTTTGAAAGGCTGGAGCCCCGACCACTGGAAGCTAAACAGCTACAGCGAACGCTTAACCCAGCGGGTTATTGAACGCCTATTGCCACACCCAAGCTAA